The following DNA comes from Chloroflexi bacterium ADurb.Bin180.
CATCGGTGAGCGAGACGGCGGCAACGAACGAAACTTTATTCTCCGAGCCTCGACCGGCGGTTCCGCCGCTACGCTCGCCGCCCAGGTAGGCATCGTCGACGTGGACCTGGCCTTCGAGAACATACCGCGCCTCGCGTTGTGCCATCGCGCACATCAACTTGTGGTGGATCAACCAGGCCGTCGGGTAGCTCACCCCCAGTTGTCGCATGAGCGCGAGCGCCGACAGCCCAGTCTTGGCTTGGCTGATGAGGTAGATCGCGAGAAACCAGACGGTCAGGGGCAGTTTGGTGCTCTGCATGACGGTGCCGGCGATCAGCGAGGTCTGATGCCGACAGGCTTGGCACTGAAAAAGCGAATGGGTTCGCCCGCGCACCCTGCTGTAGGCGGCCCCATCACAGCGGGGGCAACGAAACCCGGACGGCCAGCGCGCATGCTCCAGTGCCGCCTCGCACTGAGATTCGGTCCCGTAGCGCTCAAGGAATTCAGGCATCGAAAGACCGGGCTGAAACTGAATTCGATTCATTGCCATGGCTCCACCTCACCTCAGATAGGCTGTTCTTATGTACAGCATAGCTCGTGAAGCCAGGGTTGGACAGCTTGGCTGAGTATCGTTGCTAATCAGGAGGAAACTTGGGGCGGCCCGGCGTTTCCTTGAGAGC
Coding sequences within:
- a CDS encoding ISXO2-like transposase domain protein produces the protein MAMNRIQFQPGLSMPEFLERYGTESQCEAALEHARWPSGFRCPRCDGAAYSRVRGRTHSLFQCQACRHQTSLIAGTVMQSTKLPLTVWFLAIYLISQAKTGLSALALMRQLGVSYPTAWLIHHKLMCAMAQREARYVLEGQVHVDDAYLGGERSGGTAGRGSENKVSFVAAVSLTDEGHPLRIKLTPVSGFTLKAIKQWAQSSLAPGCTVFSDGLSCFTAVKEAECTHRPTVIGARKPKDLPEFKWINTVLGNLKTSLSGSYHAFAFRKYAGPYLAAFAYRFNRRFDLSTLHTRLIVATANCGPHTQRSIRSAEVRC